One segment of Vibrio mimicus DNA contains the following:
- the ilvE gene encoding branched-chain-amino-acid transaminase yields the protein MATKTADYIWFNGEMIPWANATVHVLTHAMHYGTSVFEGVRCYNTPKGPIIFRHREHAQRLLDSAKIYRFPIPYSIETIMEATRETLRVNKLDNAYIRPLAYVGNVGLGVCPPVGTEMDLMIAAFPWGAYLGEEALENGVDAMVSSWHRAAPNTIPTAAKAGGNYLSSLLVGGEARRHGYAEGIALSVDGYLSEGAGENIFVVKNGVILTPPTTSSILPGITRDSIMTLARDMGYEVREANISREALYLADEIFMTGTAAEVVPVRSVDKITVGAGKRGPITKVVQDAYFGLFKGTTEDKWGWLDYVYPAAK from the coding sequence ATGGCAACAAAAACTGCTGATTACATTTGGTTCAATGGCGAGATGATCCCATGGGCGAATGCGACCGTTCACGTACTCACCCATGCAATGCACTACGGCACTTCGGTGTTTGAAGGCGTTCGCTGCTACAACACCCCAAAAGGCCCTATCATCTTCCGCCATCGCGAACACGCGCAGCGCCTGCTTGATTCAGCCAAAATCTACCGCTTCCCAATCCCTTATTCGATTGAGACCATCATGGAAGCGACGCGCGAAACCTTACGCGTCAACAAACTCGATAACGCTTACATTCGCCCACTGGCGTATGTGGGTAACGTGGGTCTTGGCGTGTGTCCACCGGTTGGCACCGAAATGGACCTGATGATTGCCGCTTTCCCTTGGGGGGCTTACCTCGGTGAAGAAGCGCTAGAAAATGGCGTGGATGCCATGGTTTCAAGCTGGCATCGTGCGGCACCGAACACCATTCCAACCGCGGCAAAAGCGGGTGGTAACTACCTATCTTCTCTACTGGTTGGCGGTGAAGCACGTCGCCACGGTTACGCGGAAGGCATTGCGCTCAGTGTGGATGGTTATCTTTCTGAAGGTGCGGGCGAAAACATTTTCGTGGTGAAAAACGGCGTGATCCTGACCCCACCGACCACCAGCTCTATCCTGCCGGGTATCACCCGTGATTCGATCATGACGCTGGCACGCGACATGGGTTATGAAGTGCGCGAAGCCAACATCTCCCGTGAAGCGCTCTATCTGGCCGATGAAATTTTCATGACAGGTACCGCCGCCGAAGTGGTTCCCGTGCGTAGCGTGGATAAGATCACCGTAGGCGCAGGAAAACGCGGCCCCATCACCAAGGTAGTACAAGATGCTTACTTTGGTCTGTTCAAAGGCACCACAGAAGATAAGTGGGGCTGGTTGGATTACGTTTACCCAGCAGCGAAGTAA
- the ilvM gene encoding acetolactate synthase 2 small subunit — MQRYLLDIKADDKPVLLERVLRVTRHRGFVIKQVAATQNHESKIASVEIIVDSDRPITTLTNQIEKLWDVRTVEVTAIRNDELPNNNLQQKICA; from the coding sequence ATGCAACGTTATCTACTCGATATTAAAGCGGACGATAAACCGGTGTTATTAGAGCGCGTGTTGCGCGTGACGCGTCATCGTGGTTTTGTCATCAAGCAAGTCGCGGCAACCCAAAATCATGAAAGCAAAATCGCCAGCGTTGAGATCATTGTCGACAGTGACAGACCGATCACGACCCTGACCAATCAAATTGAAAAATTGTGGGATGTGCGTACTGTGGAAGTCACAGCGATCAGAAATGACGAGCTGCCCAATAACAACTTACAACAAAAGATTTGCGCATAA